Proteins encoded by one window of Carassius carassius chromosome 30, fCarCar2.1, whole genome shotgun sequence:
- the LOC132110736 gene encoding serglycin-like — protein sequence MGFYHRITLALAIICLFGDSGLGAPVTGRYMFVKCNPDLKNANCVTQVGPLVPLSGKSSRLPPSAAKHIFPVSTEEATPETEEQSGEGSGNSDTFSPFSSMDQRMMRDAPEQEGNKNEEEGSAVESSGDIYLSQYVSTQKTDWLSEQDLKEENIIA from the exons ATGGGATTTTACCATAGAATAACTTTGGCACTGGCAATAATATGCCTTTTTGGGGACAGCGGACtgg GAGCCCCAGTCACAGGAAGATATATGTTCGTGAAATGCAACCCGGATCTTAAGAATGCAAACTGTGTCACACAGGTGGGCCCCTTGGTGCCCCTATCAGGGAAAAGCTCTCGACTTCCACCTTCTGCTGCAAAACACAT ATTCCCAGTTAGCACAGAGGAAGCCACTCCTGAGACAGAGGAGCAGTCAGGAGAGGGTTCAGGTAACTCAGACACCTTCTCTCCGTTTAGCAGCATGGATCAGCGGATGATGAGAGACGCTCCAGAGCAAGAAGGCAACAAGAACGAAGAGGAGGGATCAGCTGTCGAATCCAGTGGAGACATTTATTTATCCCAATATGTTTCAACTCAGAAAACAGATTGGCTTTCTGAACAGGATTTGAAAGAGGAAAACATTATTGCATAA
- the LOC132110737 gene encoding vacuolar protein sorting-associated protein 26A — translation MSFLGGLFGPVCEIDVVLNDAESRKTAELKTEDGKLEKHYLFYDGESVSGKVNINVKQTGKRLEHQGIRIEFVGQIELFSDKSNTHEFVNLVKELALPGELTQNRSYDFEFMQVEKPYESYVGANVRLRYFLKVTIVRRLSDLVKEYDLIVHQLASYPDVNNSIKMEVGIEDCLHIEFEYNKSKYHLKDVIVGKIYFLLVRIKIQHMELQLIKKEMTGIGPSTTTETETVAKYEIMDGAPVKGESIPIRLFLAGYDLTATMRDVNKKFSVRYFLNLVLVDEEDRRYFKQQEIVLWRKAPEKLRKRNFHQRYESPEPRPSLSAEQPEM, via the exons ATG AGTTTCCTTGGAGGTCTGTTTGGTCCTGTGTGTGAAATCGATGTCGTTCTGAACGATGCTGAAAGCAGAAAAACAGCCGAGCTGAAGACTGAAGATGGGAAATTGGAGAAGCATTATCTGTTTTATGATGGAGAATCCGTTTCAGGAAAG GTAAATATCAATGTGAAACAAACAGGCAAAAGACTTGAACATCAGGGAATTCGCATTGAGTTTGTAGGACAAATCG AGCTCTTCAGTGATAAAAGCAATACTCATGAGTTTGTAAACCTTGTGAAGGAGCTCGCTCTGCCCGGCGAGCTGACACAGAACCGCAGCTATGACTTTGAGTTCATGCAGGTGGAAAAGCCATATGAGTCTTATGTTGGAGCGAATGTGCGATTGAG GTATTTCCTTAAAGTTACAATTGTGAGGAGGCTGTCTGATTTGGTAAAGGAGTATGACCTCATTGTGCATCAGCTGGCCTCCTACCCAGACGTCAACAACTCTATCAAGATGGAGGTGGGCATTGAAGACTGCCTACATATAGAGTTTGAATATAATAAGTCCAA GTATCACCTCAAAGATGTAATTGTGGGTAAAATCTACTTCTTACTTGTACGGATTAAAATCCAACACATGGAGCTTCAGTTGATTAAGAAAGAAATGACAGGAATTG GGCCAAGCACAACTACTGAAACCGAGACTGTGGCCAAATATGAGATTATGGATGGAGCACCAGTGAAAG gtGAATCCATTCCTATTCGCCTTTTCCTGGCTGGTTATGACCTTACAGCCACTATGAGGGACGTGAACAAGAAGTTCTCTGTCAGGTACTTTTTGAACTTGGTGCTAGTAGATGAAGAAGATAGGAGATACTTCAAACAGCAG GAAATAGTTTTGTGGAGGAAGGCACCCGAGAAACTGCGGAAACGGAACTTCCATCAGCGCTACGAATCACCTGAGCCTCGGCCGAGTCTCTCTGCTGAACAGCCGGAAATGTGA